Proteins encoded by one window of Bradyrhizobium sp. B097:
- a CDS encoding ABC transporter substrate-binding protein translates to MKTVRLVLALLALTLLAPWQSARAADVICYNCPPEWADWASMLKAIKADLNYDIPHDNKNSGQALAQILAEKSNPVGDIGYFGVTFGMKAKAQDALEPYKPAHWDQVPAGLKDPDGYWTTIHSGTLGLFVNKDALGGKPVPACWKDLLKPDYKGMVGYLDPSSAAVGYVGAVAVNLVLGGSPTNFDPAITFFKELRKNDPIVPKQTSYARVVSGEMPILFDYDFNAYRAKYSEKGNFEFVIPCEGSVVFPYVVGLVKNAPDKEKAKKVMDYLLSDKGQAIWTNAYLRPARPIELPASVKGKFLPDSDYVRAKSVDWGEMENMQKAFVDRYLAEVR, encoded by the coding sequence ATGAAGACCGTCCGCCTTGTCCTCGCGTTGCTGGCGCTGACACTGCTCGCGCCGTGGCAATCCGCCAGGGCGGCCGACGTGATCTGCTACAATTGCCCGCCGGAATGGGCCGATTGGGCGTCGATGCTGAAGGCGATCAAGGCAGACCTCAACTACGATATCCCGCATGACAACAAGAATTCCGGCCAGGCGTTGGCCCAGATCCTGGCCGAGAAGAGCAATCCGGTCGGCGATATCGGTTATTTCGGTGTGACCTTCGGCATGAAGGCCAAGGCGCAGGACGCGCTCGAGCCCTACAAGCCCGCGCATTGGGATCAGGTCCCCGCCGGCCTCAAGGACCCCGACGGCTATTGGACCACGATCCACTCCGGGACGCTCGGCCTGTTCGTGAACAAGGACGCGCTTGGCGGCAAGCCGGTGCCGGCCTGCTGGAAGGACCTGCTGAAGCCAGACTACAAGGGCATGGTCGGCTATCTCGACCCCTCGTCCGCGGCGGTCGGTTATGTCGGCGCGGTCGCCGTCAATCTCGTGCTCGGCGGCTCGCCCACCAATTTCGATCCGGCGATCACCTTCTTCAAGGAACTGCGCAAGAACGATCCGATCGTGCCCAAGCAGACGTCATATGCCCGCGTCGTGTCGGGTGAGATGCCGATCCTGTTCGACTACGACTTCAACGCCTATCGCGCGAAATATTCGGAGAAGGGCAACTTCGAGTTTGTGATTCCGTGCGAGGGGTCGGTGGTGTTTCCTTATGTCGTCGGTCTCGTGAAGAACGCGCCGGACAAGGAGAAGGCCAAGAAGGTGATGGACTATCTCTTGTCCGACAAGGGGCAGGCGATCTGGACCAATGCCTATCTGCGTCCGGCCCGCCCGATCGAGCTGCCTGCTTCCGTGAAGGGCAAATTCCTCCCCGACAGCGACTACGTCCGTGCCAAGAGCGTCGATTGGGGCGAGATGGAAAACATGCAAAAAGCCTTTGTCGACCGCTATCTCGCCGAGGTCCGCTGA
- a CDS encoding ABC transporter permease: MSQKSFVWLCLLPLVLVTTAFFLLPMARLVVAGAEGSRGLAGYLAILTEGRYRATLINTVLLAAATTAVTLIVATIAGMFLQRHRFPGRAVLIAMLTFPLAFPGVVVGFMIILLAGRQGLIGDLSNRIFGEKFVFAYSIYGLFLGYLYFSIPRVILTIMAAVQKLDVGLEEAARSLGASPWAVQRDVVLPALAPAFVASGAIAFATAMGAFGTAFTLATNIDVLPMLIYTEFTLAANFATSAALSVGLGLITWLILALARTFSGSAVAAAG, encoded by the coding sequence ATGTCGCAAAAATCCTTCGTTTGGCTCTGCCTGCTGCCGCTTGTGCTGGTGACGACGGCGTTCTTCCTGTTGCCGATGGCGCGGCTGGTGGTGGCGGGCGCCGAAGGGTCGCGCGGGCTTGCCGGATATCTCGCCATCCTGACCGAAGGCCGCTATCGCGCGACGCTGATCAATACCGTGCTGCTGGCGGCTGCAACCACGGCCGTCACGCTGATCGTGGCGACGATCGCCGGAATGTTCCTGCAGCGGCACCGCTTTCCCGGGCGCGCCGTGCTGATCGCGATGCTGACCTTTCCGTTGGCGTTTCCCGGCGTGGTGGTCGGCTTCATGATCATCCTGCTGGCGGGGCGGCAGGGGCTTATCGGCGATCTCTCGAACCGGATCTTCGGCGAGAAGTTCGTTTTCGCCTATTCGATCTACGGGCTCTTCCTTGGCTATCTCTACTTCTCGATCCCGCGCGTGATCCTCACCATCATGGCGGCCGTGCAGAAGCTCGACGTCGGTCTGGAGGAGGCCGCGCGTTCGCTCGGCGCCAGCCCGTGGGCAGTGCAGCGTGACGTCGTGCTGCCGGCACTGGCGCCGGCCTTCGTCGCGTCCGGTGCGATCGCCTTTGCGACCGCGATGGGCGCCTTCGGCACCGCCTTCACGCTGGCAACCAACATCGACGTGCTGCCGATGCTGATCTACACCGAGTTCACGTTGGCCGCCAATTTCGCGACCTCGGCGGCGCTGTCGGTGGGGCTGGGCCTGATCACCTGGCTCATCCTTGCGCTCGCCCGCACGTTCAGCGGCAGCGCGGTCGCGGCAGCCGGGTGA